The nucleotide window CTCCTCCTCCCCCCTCAAAAGAGGCCAAAAATAGGCCTTTTTGAGGAAATCGGAGAAGTTCTCCGACGACAAAACGGCAGGAGGTAGAAAATAGAAGCGATTTTAAATTCTCCGACGGAGAAATAGTTTCGTGACAGCCACTATACTTACTATAGGAGGAGATAATAAGTTATGAATAGAAAATTTACACAAGCCTTTAGCCTGATTGAACTTCTGTCTGTTATGGTTATTATACTTATACTGGCGGGCCTATTTGTGGGCGTAAGCGGCCCTGCGAGCCGATCGGCCAAGAAGCGCAAAGCCGAGGTCATGGTCTCCGCCCTTGAGGTGGCGATAGGTATGTATAAGGCGGATACGGGGTCAAATCCCCCAACGGGCACAGGGTCGCCCGATCCAGGATCACAAACTCTTTACGACCATTTGACAAATGAGGACGCATATGCTCAAGGGGGGACAAGCCCGATATCCGGATGGAGCGGCCCATATATGAAGTTTAGAAACGAAGACATATCTGGCGGGGAAATTTTGGATCCATGGGGGAGGCCGTATAATTATAGTTTTGGAGCGTGGACAAATAATCCATATCCGAGCAGTTTTGATTTATGGTCTGATGGTCCTGATAAAATTAATGGGTGGGGGAATCCCGCCGATCCTAATGGCAAAGATGATATAAAAAACTGGTAACGATGAAAAACCGCGGCTTTACATTACTTGAGACAATAATAGTCCTCGCGATAATGACGATGTTTTTTGCGGTAAGCGTTCCGCTCTTTTCCAAATTTACGGAGAGGACAAAGCTGGATACTACGGCGCGCAGCATTGTAAGCGCGCTCCGGCTGGCGAGGACGTATGCGATTACAAATAACGAGAATTATTATGTTAAATTTGATAAAATCGTAACGCCAAATGAGTACTATGTTTATTATTATAAACAACCCGGAAACGTTATGACCATAGTTGATAAGGAATATAAATTGCCGGTAGGAATTTCATTCGGCGCACTAACAGATTTTACCGGCAGCCAGGTAGTTTTTAAACCTACGGGCGAAGTAGAGGTAGAGGGTACTATTCCCGTTACGGACGGTACTGATACAAAACTGATAAACGTAGAAAAAACCACCGGCCGAGCCCGGATTGAATAAAAACATGCATAACAAAGCTTTTACATTAATCGAAATCACCATCGCCTTACTGATACTGGCGATAGGCATCGTCGGCATATTGACGCTATTTCCGGTCGGCTTTGATGCCTCGGGCCGCGCCGCCAATATCATAGAGGCGACATTTTTGGCGCAAGAATTAATAGAAGACGGGAAGCGTTGCGGGTATGGCATATTTGATGACCCCAGTTACGATGACGACAAAACAGCTACGGGTTGGGAGATATCCGGCGATTTTAGCCCTGGTCACCCGAATTATGAGTATGATATATTTGTCTACAATGACGCTACGTTGGGTGTTGACGGCCTTCGCGAAGTTGTGGTCTATGTATACTGGCCGGCCGCGGATGGCGAACCCGGTGCGAGGACGAATCAGAAAAACGTGGAACTAAGTATATATTTGGCTCAATATGAAATGTAGAAATAGCGGTATAACATTAGTAGAGACGCTTATGGCGGTGATGATCTTGAGCGTATTGGCGCTCTCACTCTACACCGTCTTTAAAAGCGGCATTGACGCCTGGACCAAATCAGAGTCACGGCTCGAGATATACCAAAATGCGCGTGCAGTGCTTGACCAGATATCAAGGGAATTGGCAGGTGCGTTTGTAGACGGCGCAGACGCGAAATTAGTAGGAGCACCAGGGGTGGTTGCGGATGAACTGGTGTTTGTAACCGATTTTGCAGACTCGATTTACAAAATTAAGTATTATCTTATGACGGATGCGGCCGATACGACTAAGACGAATTTAATGCGTGCATATATTGATTATAGCGATTCGGACCACGCAGGCGAAGGATACGATAGCATAAATTATGAACCACCCGTAGAATTCGTTAAGTATACAAAAAGCGCGATGGTCGACGACATACAGTTTACTTATCTGCCGCAAATTACAAAAGCAGATGTGCCGGTATTTTTGGGCGATTGGAGTGATGCTGCCAGGGTTGAGGATATCTGGTCGGATGATGACCTCCCCGAAGCGGTGAAGATAGTCATTACGATGAAAGCGGCCCCGTACGATCCGAATGGCGCAACTTATGATTTTGAAACGATTGTCTATTTACCGAATAGCGAAACAGAGTAGGTGATCAGCATGAACAAAAAGGGCATAGCATTAATAATGGCAGTCGGCGTACTTGCGCTTCTGGCGGTATTAGCCACAAGTTTCGCCCTCAATATGCGCCTTGAGTACCACGCCGCCGTAAATTACTATAACGGCGTAAAGGCGCGCTATTTTGCCGAATCGGCCCTCCAACGGGCGATAGCAGAGTTGCGGACACACGTCAAAGGAAGCGCTTTTGATTACTTTGGAGCGGGCGAAGATTGGGCCCTGACGACGCATCCGACAAATACAGCCAGCTTATACAATAACCATAACATAATCGCGGCAGATATAGCGGCAACTCCTCCACGCATAACTTCGAAAGGATCTTCTTATGTAGTGCTGATTATAGATGAACAGCGCAAGATCAATATCAATAATGCGTTAGATAACCCCAACAACCTGCTTCTCACCAATCTTTTCACGGAACTCGGTATTTCAGATATAACTGATTTGATCACGGATATTACCGGCAATAAACCGCCTGATGGCTATCATAATTTCAGTGAACTAAAATCCCTATGTTTCGAGGGATTGACTGATGCCAAGGTAGATCTGATAAAAGAGAATGTAACAGTCATTTCTTATGTGGATTCTAATACTGATCTTGCGCCTGTAAATATAAATACATGTGACCCGATGGTACTTAAATCGGTAGTCGAAGGAATAACCGATGGGAGCATTCTCGCAATACCAGGTGCGGATGCGGAAAATGTGCGAGATGCGATCGCCAGCAGTAGGGGTACAGCAGCGATTACAAGCTGGTCGGCTTTTTACGACATATTGGATGATCTTGTTAATGTGACAGGAGCAATAAGCCAAGAGCAAGCCAATGTTATCATGAATAATTGCAATCCAAATAGGACAAAACCTTCAACCTCCACGACTGAATTCTGCTTCAATTCCGGCGGGTATTACGAAGTTATAGCCCGCGGCACGGTGACTGACTTTTTGAACAATCCTCAAGCCGTCCGCACCATAAGCGCAATCGTCAAGATTTATGATATTTATTGCGAAACGAAGACTAAAGATGCGAGCGGCAATCCGACTCAGCTTGCGTTAGGTGCACCCGAACGCGTAACTTGGCTTGACTCGTGCCCTGTAAATTCCGATGCCATATTTGATTGTTACGAAATTGGAGACAATACATCTGCACAGACAATAGCAGGTTCTCTAAAACTCGGATTTTGGGATGATTTCGAAACAGACAATAGAATCTATTCCAAAGAACAATGGGAAAAAGGACCGACATCAGGACCTAATGCGCCTGTGACTGATAGTGATTTTGCCAATGGAAAATTAATGATTTTTGAAAATAAGAGGTGCGATCTTTATGGAACTGACGGAGCTTCTGAATGGATGTGGGGTGATTTTGTTTTTCGTGCGTTTGTGAGCGAGTCTGCTACAGCAAGCACATCGCAGATGAAAGATGTCGCGTGGATTTTGTTTAGAAATCCTGGAAGCGGGCACAATATTCCATACTCCGGAGATCCTGCTGTTATCCATGCACGACAGGGTACGCTTTCATGGGAGGATGATGAAAAATTTGCCTATTTAGACACCTCGGATCTGGTCGGTAAAGTAGCGTTCATGAAAATAGTTGATATTCTCAACAGTTCTATCGATCCGTATCCACACTATAGATCCATATATAACTTAACTACGGCCGCTTACCCTATAGAGGCAGACAGAATTCAAGCTGCAATAGATGCCAGATATAAGTATGATCGAAATGACAATGGTCAAATCAGAATACTTACACTTTATAAAATGGGTGACAACAACCCTAGTTGGCCGGAGTGGGAAAACTATGATTATGATGTCGTCCAAATTGGATGGGAATGGTTAAAAAAAGATTTGGCATATACCCAAACCAAAACATTTAATATTACCACGGGCAATCACCTTCTGGGAGGAGATTCGAAAGATATAGCCGTTGATGTCTGGACGGGCGCGCCCACCCCTGCTTCCCTCACTAGAAAAATTATAGGAGCAGCCGATTCGGGTAGATTTGTTCTGTATGCCAACAATGTTAACGTAACATGGGATGATATACGAATAATTTCGCCGGACGGTAACCTTGTATCGCAGACAATCGATTCCTTGATTTCCGGCCTTGAAAATTTAGCAGATGGTGTTGAATGGGGTACGATTACCGGTACAGTTACGATTCCCCCGCCACCTGCCAGTGCTGCGTCGGAAACAGTGACGTTCCAGACTATATCGGACAGTGACCCGAATGGGACGACAGATATA belongs to Candidatus Omnitrophota bacterium and includes:
- a CDS encoding type II secretion system protein GspG; the protein is MNRKFTQAFSLIELLSVMVIILILAGLFVGVSGPASRSAKKRKAEVMVSALEVAIGMYKADTGSNPPTGTGSPDPGSQTLYDHLTNEDAYAQGGTSPISGWSGPYMKFRNEDISGGEILDPWGRPYNYSFGAWTNNPYPSSFDLWSDGPDKINGWGNPADPNGKDDIKNW
- a CDS encoding general secretion pathway protein GspK, encoding MNKKGIALIMAVGVLALLAVLATSFALNMRLEYHAAVNYYNGVKARYFAESALQRAIAELRTHVKGSAFDYFGAGEDWALTTHPTNTASLYNNHNIIAADIAATPPRITSKGSSYVVLIIDEQRKININNALDNPNNLLLTNLFTELGISDITDLITDITGNKPPDGYHNFSELKSLCFEGLTDAKVDLIKENVTVISYVDSNTDLAPVNINTCDPMVLKSVVEGITDGSILAIPGADAENVRDAIASSRGTAAITSWSAFYDILDDLVNVTGAISQEQANVIMNNCNPNRTKPSTSTTEFCFNSGGYYEVIARGTVTDFLNNPQAVRTISAIVKIYDIYCETKTKDASGNPTQLALGAPERVTWLDSCPVNSDAIFDCYEIGDNTSAQTIAGSLKLGFWDDFETDNRIYSKEQWEKGPTSGPNAPVTDSDFANGKLMIFENKRCDLYGTDGASEWMWGDFVFRAFVSESATASTSQMKDVAWILFRNPGSGHNIPYSGDPAVIHARQGTLSWEDDEKFAYLDTSDLVGKVAFMKIVDILNSSIDPYPHYRSIYNLTTAAYPIEADRIQAAIDARYKYDRNDNGQIRILTLYKMGDNNPSWPEWENYDYDVVQIGWEWLKKDLAYTQTKTFNITTGNHLLGGDSKDIAVDVWTGAPTPASLTRKIIGAADSGRFVLYANNVNVTWDDIRIISPDGNLVSQTIDSLISGLENLADGVEWGTITGTVTIPPPPASAASETVTFQTISDSDPNGTTDIQVLRVHPEYFVSRSGEHIDSQNGTSMRYKVILQTATAEFKETPVLEDVTITYLPKVAIKSYSLSQ
- a CDS encoding prepilin-type N-terminal cleavage/methylation domain-containing protein, encoding MHNKAFTLIEITIALLILAIGIVGILTLFPVGFDASGRAANIIEATFLAQELIEDGKRCGYGIFDDPSYDDDKTATGWEISGDFSPGHPNYEYDIFVYNDATLGVDGLREVVVYVYWPAADGEPGARTNQKNVELSIYLAQYEM
- a CDS encoding GspH/FimT family pseudopilin; its protein translation is MKNRGFTLLETIIVLAIMTMFFAVSVPLFSKFTERTKLDTTARSIVSALRLARTYAITNNENYYVKFDKIVTPNEYYVYYYKQPGNVMTIVDKEYKLPVGISFGALTDFTGSQVVFKPTGEVEVEGTIPVTDGTDTKLINVEKTTGRARIE
- a CDS encoding type II secretion system GspH family protein, which encodes MKCRNSGITLVETLMAVMILSVLALSLYTVFKSGIDAWTKSESRLEIYQNARAVLDQISRELAGAFVDGADAKLVGAPGVVADELVFVTDFADSIYKIKYYLMTDAADTTKTNLMRAYIDYSDSDHAGEGYDSINYEPPVEFVKYTKSAMVDDIQFTYLPQITKADVPVFLGDWSDAARVEDIWSDDDLPEAVKIVITMKAAPYDPNGATYDFETIVYLPNSETE